In one window of Henckelia pumila isolate YLH828 chromosome 1, ASM3356847v2, whole genome shotgun sequence DNA:
- the LOC140875731 gene encoding brassinosteroid-responsive RING protein 1-like, with the protein MGFPVGYTDLFLPRLLVYLLTLLGFMRRFLYAVFSALGLRDFLEPESGSYFSREETGSELPRSVSAALIRELLPVVMFSDLEEMDPPENCAVCLYEFSAEDEIRRLTNCRHIFHRSCVDRWMDHDQKTCPLCRTQFIPEDMQESFNERLWLASGISEFYGDYSPITSGL; encoded by the coding sequence atggggTTTCCGGTGGGATACACTGATCTTTTTCTCCCCAGATTGCTGGTGTACTTGCTGACGCTGCTCGGATTCATGAGGAGATTTCTGTACGCCGTGTTCTCTGCTTTGGGGCTGAGGGATTTCCTGGAGCCGGAATCTGGGTCCTACTTCTCCAGGGAGGAAACCGGATCGGAGCTTCCGCGGTCGGTTTCCGCGGCGCTGATCCGCGAGCTTCTTCCGGTGGTGATGTTCTCTGATTTAGAGGAGATGGATCCGCCGGAGAACTGCGCGGTCTGCTTGTACGAATTCAGCGCGGAGGATGAGATCCGACGGCTGACTAACTGCAGGCACATATTCCACCGGAGCTGCGTGGACCGTTGGATGGACCACGATCAGAAGACGTGCCCGCTTTGCCGTACTCAGTTCATACCCGAGGATATGCAGGAGAGTTTCAACGAGAGGCTGTGGTTGGCTTCCGGGATTTCTGAATTTTACGGCGACTATTCCCCGATTACTTCGGGtttgtag
- the LOC140879174 gene encoding uncharacterized protein translates to MASQAHLDKMQLRQNYRNLWHTDLMRTMQNDPPYCCLSFWCGPCVSYMLRKRALYNDMSRYVCCAGYMPCSGRCGESRCPEFCLATEVFLCFGNSVASTRFLLQDEFNIQTTQCDNCIIGFMFCLQQIACIFSIIAMIIGSGEIQEAAQLLSCLSDMVYCTVCACMQTQHKVEMDKRDGKFGPQPMAVPPFQQMSRLDQPYPPTVGYPPPAYGQQNYPPPAGYPPVGYQK, encoded by the exons ATGGCGTCGCAGGCTCACCTGGACAAGATGCAGCTCCGCCAGAACTATCGGAACCTCTGGCACACCGATCTTATGCGCACGATGCAAAATGATCCTCCTT ATTGTTGCTTGTCGTTTTGGTG TGGGCCCTGTGTGTCGTATATGCTTCGGAAAAGAGCACTTTACAATGACATGTCCAG GTATGTGTGCTGTGCAGGCTATATGCCTTGCAGCGGCCGCTGTGGTGAGAGTCGTTGCCCTGAATTTTGCCTTGCCACTGAG GTTTTCTTATGCTTTGGAAATTCAGTAGCTTCCACCAGGTTTTTGCTGCAAGATGAATTCAACATACAGACAACACAATGTGATAACTGCATCATT GGTTTCATGTTCTGCCTCCAACAAATCGCTTGCATTTTTTCCATCATTGCTATGATAATTGGAAGTGGAGAAATTCAGGAGGCTGCTCAGCTGCTGTCTTGCTTATCTGATATGGTCTACTGCAC GGTTTGCGCTTGTATGCAA ACGCAACACAAGGTCGAAATGGATAAACGAGATGGTAAATTCGGGCCACAACCAATGGCAGTTCCGCCTTTTCAGCAAATGTCACGGCTGGACCAGCCGTATCCCCCCACCGTAGGGTATCCTCCTCCTGCATATGGGCAGCAAAATTATCCTCCTCCGGCTGGCTATCCCCCTGTCGGATATCAGAAATGA